A genomic region of Rhipicephalus sanguineus isolate Rsan-2018 chromosome 3, BIME_Rsan_1.4, whole genome shotgun sequence contains the following coding sequences:
- the LOC125757830 gene encoding uncharacterized protein LOC125757830 produces the protein MNTVKGVVSDDDLMDLTDDELLAGWKDENVVQVQRIKIRRDNREILTRHIIVTFNSSTLPDEIEAGYLKLHVRLYIPNPRRCFKCQRFGHASQSCRGQLTCAKCSATGHSADDDCNAEAHCASCDGDHPAYSRSCTVWRKEKEIITIKYKENISFREARQRLSPYLAKKSSFAEVVQRGPAPQRHQAAVQATCSALRRPPLAPTVGAATAALPSPNAATLEASPRTGTSRDSSEAKEVLPISSLVGSKASSAKTKPTQRHHRSLEQLSDVLHEAMDTTSSPALQAAPKERRDTLDRSKKKQKPQLQGQKRVL, from the coding sequence ATGAATACGGTGAAGGGTGTCGTGTCAGACGATGACCTCATGGACCTTACTGATGACGAACTCCTGGCCGGCTGGAAGGATGAGAATGTTGTACAGGTACAACGAATAAAAATCAGACGAGACAACAGGGAAATACTCACTAGGCACATAATCGTTACCTTCAACTCTAGCACACTTCCAGACGAAATAGAAGCAGGCTACTTGAAGTTGCACGTCAGACTATACATTCCGAACCCaaggcgctgcttcaagtgccaaaggtttggccATGCctcacagagctgccgagggcagcttacttgtGCTAAGTGCAGTGCTACGGGACACTCTGCTGATGACGACTGCAATGCTGAAGCTCACTGTGCAAGTTGTGATGGTGACCACCCGGCGTACTCGAGATCCTGCACAGTTTGGAGGAAAGAGAAGGAGATCATCACTATCAaatataaagaaaacataagCTTCCGCGAAGCCAGACAGCGTCTCTCACCGTACCTTGCTAAAAAGTCAtcattcgccgaagtggtgcaacgggggccagcaccacaacggcatCAGGCGGCCGTCCAGGCCACGTGTAGTGCGCTGAGGCGACCGCCCCTCGCCcccacggtgggagcagccacgGCTGCCCTACCCTCCCCTAACGCGGCCACACTGGAGGCCTCTCCTAGAACTGGCACCAGCCGGGACAGCTCAGAGGCCAAAGAGGTCCTGCCGATCTCTTCTCTGGTGGGGTCAAAGGCCTCGTCTGCCAAGACGAAGCCTACACAACGCCATCATCGCTCGCTAGAGCAACTGTCCGACGTCTtgcacgaggcaatggacactacttcTAGCCCAGCGCTGCAGGCAGCGCCTAAGGAGCGGCGAGAcactctcgaccgctccaaaaaaaagcaaaaacccCAATTACAGGGCCAGAAAAGGGTCCTGTAA